Genomic window (Dyadobacter fanqingshengii):
ATAGCGGTTGAAAACAAATCCATTTTTATCTCTGGTAAAAGTGTAATACACAAGACCAGGCTTGATCTTTGGATCTTTGCTTTGCAGAACAACAGCCTGATATAATGTAGGGCTAATCTTTTGAACTGCCAGCTTCATACTTGAGTCGGGATTAACCCAAATACCCTCTATTGAATCCCTTTTCTGGGTGGTGAAATCCTTTTTAAAAGCATCCTCATTCAGATAATTGTATTGAAATCTGGTGGTATCAGTAATGCTGTATTCAATGTCGAAATGCTTGTCGTTGAAAAAGGATACGTAAGCGTTCAGAATCGGAAAGCATTTGACCGGATCTGACTCTTTTGCGGCATCTTTTCTGAGTTTTGCCACCTGCCTCGTATATTGAGGCAGCAATTTCCTGGCGATCATGTCAGGATACCCCACATAATTCAGTTCCGTTTTTTTTATCGTCGTATCGAGATTTGCAAGACAGTTGCACTGTTGCTGGGCAGAGACAGTGTGGCATGTATACAGCACAAGGGAAATGCAAAAAAATATGGACAATCCTTTTACTTTCATGTTTGTTAGACATTCATTGAGGTCACTAATATAAATGAAAACACTAGTGAATAGTAGCGCCTGTGATGATTAAGTGCTATAATACCAAGCGTGCGTATAAGGCGAGGAGTGACCAATTTTGTGGCCTGCTTCAAACGGGCTTTAAAGAACATATTACCTGTTCAATGCCAGAAGGCGGACTTGGGGTTTGGGCCAACTTTGTTGAATCAGTCGATTTGCATGAAGTCTCCCGGCTGGCGGGAAAGAAAGGTCTTTATATAGACAATGGGGATTTTTATAAAAATGAAGCTTTTTCAACAAATGCCATGCGCCTGGGATTTGCTTCCTTAAATGAGGCTGAAATAGAGAAAGCACTGCACATTTTAAACAGCATTTGCACATCCTTTCGAAAAAAGGTTAAATGTGAATCTGTTCGCCGTTGGCGAAAGCCCAATTTTCCCAGGCTGTTTCTATAAATGCTACCATGACATCATTTGGGTCCTGCCCTGCAGCTTTTAGGCCATCCATTAAATCGCCTAGCAACTTACGTTTGATCTTTACACTCCTGCCTGCTGACCAAACAATTTCTATTAATATAAATGCTGGTGTTCGTGCTTGGTGAAGGTCTGGGAAATTTCGATCATAGATAAAGTTTTCGGGTTCCAGCTCGATTATCCGCTGAAAACGGTCATCACCCGGAACGCCTGTATTGACAAGTGCTGCATGAACCTTGTCTGCGATCAAATGTTTTTCAGGAGTACTTCTGCCTTTGACCAAAGTAATTGTAACTAGTGGCATATTTATATCATTATAAAGATTAACCTCGCTTTGGCGACGCCTAATTATATTTTAGCATTTAGGAAAAGCCATCGTATTCGGCAACAGTTTTGACCATCTGCCATACTGTTATTTTATTTCCTTTGAACATGGATAAGGTCTGACTATTAAAGCCGCCTAATGCTTTTAATACAGATTTTTTTGATAAACGCACTGCTCGCAATGAACCATCGTCCAACTCAATGAAATAGCGCTCTTGATTTATATAACTTCCGTCATTCAGATCACCCATTTCATAAGGCCTTCTTTC
Coding sequences:
- a CDS encoding tautomerase family protein, whose translation is MPLVTITLVKGRSTPEKHLIADKVHAALVNTGVPGDDRFQRIIELEPENFIYDRNFPDLHQARTPAFILIEIVWSAGRSVKIKRKLLGDLMDGLKAAGQDPNDVMVAFIETAWENWAFANGEQIHI